The Pseudomonas chlororaphis subsp. piscium genome contains the following window.
CTCGACAACAAGGCGCTTTCCGCCGAGCAGCAGAACGAGATCCATCGCCTGCTGGGCCTCTATGCCCGGGTGAAGTACGGCAAGGCCGCCACCGAAACCCTGCGCGAGCTGGTGGCCATCCCCACCGTGCGTGTCGATGGCGTGCCCCAGCACGAGAACCCCGAGTTCATCAAGATCGCCGACAAGATCCAGGCCCTGGCCAAGGCCTTCAACCTGAACTTCCGCAACATCGACAACCGCGTCTACGAGATCTCCCTGGAAGGCAGCGGCAATGAAGTGGTGGGCATCCACGCCCATGCCGACGTGGTGCCGGTGACGCCGGAGAACTGGGTGCTGCAGGACGGCACCAAGCTCGACCCGTTCAAGGTCACCCTGGTCGGCGACCGCATGTATGGCCGCGGCACCGAGGACGACAAGAACGGCATAGTCGTGGCCCTGTACGCGATGAAGATCATCAAGGAAGAGAAGCTGCCGCTGGCGCGCAACTTCAAGCTGCTGGTGGACACCACCGAGGAAACCAGCGGCGACGCCATCCCCTACTACTTCGAACACAACCCGACGCCGAACTACAACCTGGCGCTGGATGGCGGCTACCCGGTGGTGATCGCCGAAAAAGGCTACGGCACCGTGATGGCCAGCTTCCCGCGGCGTACCGCCGAGGGCAAAGGCGCACAAATCGTCTCGATGACCGGCGGCCTGGCCACCAACCAGATCCCGGGCGCCTCGGTGGCCACCCTGGTGACCGACAAGCCCGCCGAACTGGCCGCCAGCCTGCAGAAAGCCGGCAGCGAATACGCCAAGGCCCATGGCGGCGACTTCAGCGTGGCCGCCAAGGTCGTAGGCAAGGACGTCAAGCTGACGGTCACCGGCGTGTCCGCCCACTCCTCCGAGCCCGAGTCCGGGGTCAACCCGGTGGCGCGCATGCTCGACTTCATCAACAGCCTCGACGGCAAGGTCGCGCTCAAGCGCAACCAGATCACCGACGCCGCCCGCTACGCCGCCGACAACTGGGGCCTGGACTACCTGGGCAACAAGCTGGGGGTCGGTTTCGCCGATGACTTCATGGGCCCGCTGACCACCTCCCTGACCTATGTCGGCCAGGATGAACAGGCCTTCAAGCTGGCGGTCAACCTGCGCGTGCCCAAGGGCAAGACCCCGGAGGTGCTGCAACAGCAGATCGCCGACAAGCTGGCCGCCTGGAGCAAGAAGAACCAGGTCGCGGTGAACTTCGACTACAAGGTCGCCGAGCCGATGTACCGCAACCCCGAGGGTGAATGGGTCAAGGCGCTGTTGGCGGTGGCCAGTGAAAACCTGGGCATGAAGCACGAGTTCGGCACCTCCGCCGGCGCCACCTCGGTGCACGAGCTGCCCAACGGCGTGCAATTCGGCCTGGCCCGTCCCGAGGTCAAGTACACCGGCCACAACGACAACGAGTTCAAGACCGTCGAGCAGTTCCAGCTGGACCTGCAGATCGTCACTGAAATGTTCGGTCGCATCGGCCAGTTGCCGAAACTCTGAGCCCTTTCGGACCCGCCGCCCTGGCGGGTCCACTGCGGTGCTCATCCCGATCCAGGTCGGGCTCGAGTCCTGTCCCCCCTGATGCACGACCGGCCAGACGCCATGTCGTTTCTGGGCATGTCGACAGGCAGATAGTGGCATATTGACGCCATCCAAAAGGATAGAATCAGTTGCAAGCGGCCAGGGTTGGCCAACCCACGCCGGCATTGCGTAAGGAAAACGCTCTGCCTGCGTCTTTTTGCCGTATTTCATTAAACCGCCACCAGAACCCTGTACTAGGATACGAGGCGGCGGCGAATCCGGCGAAAGGCTCTAAACATAGTCTCGCCGCACTCGTCGCTTACTAAGGCAAGTGTCGTGCAACACGAAACTCATGGATGAAATGATGAACTCACAAATACTGTTCCCACACATTGGCAAGGTCATCGCCAGCACTGGCAGTCGCAGTTTTCCGCGCATGCTGCATGATCTGATACGTACCCAACTGGCGGTGGACGCCACGCATATCACCCAGATGCGTGTGTATTCAGAGGGTCAATCGCAGCCCAGAAACGCCCGCGACGAGGTCTACAGCGACTCCACGCCCGCCCCGTCCGGAGAGCATTCGACGGCACGCCCTGCCGAGACCGCCGCGCAATTGCACCTGACCAGCCACAAGGACGATTACCGCTACGTGATCTCGGTATACCGCTCCTGCCAGTCACAGAGTTTTTCGCACCAGGAACGCACCCTGCTGCGGGACTTTTCCCCGCTGCTGCTGCCCATGGTGGAGGAACACCTGGCGGCGCTGCAGCCGCACAACGCCCCAGGGGACCACCCCGAGGCCGCCGACAGCCTGGAACACCAGGGCCTGGAAACCCTGCGCCTGCGCTTCGCCGCGCGCCTGCGGCAATCGGGGCTGAAGCTATCGAACCGGGAAATGCAGGTCTGCGTCGGCCTGCTCGCCGGGCGCACCGCCCCCGAGCTGGCCGGGCAATTGAAACTCA
Protein-coding sequences here:
- a CDS encoding dipeptidase, with the protein product MDFSLKQLAAATLMLASLSAFTTTAHANITPQQNAAILKSFADASVKDFRQFLGTLGKSELAKNANLGPAISAFLDNKALSAEQQNEIHRLLGLYARVKYGKAATETLRELVAIPTVRVDGVPQHENPEFIKIADKIQALAKAFNLNFRNIDNRVYEISLEGSGNEVVGIHAHADVVPVTPENWVLQDGTKLDPFKVTLVGDRMYGRGTEDDKNGIVVALYAMKIIKEEKLPLARNFKLLVDTTEETSGDAIPYYFEHNPTPNYNLALDGGYPVVIAEKGYGTVMASFPRRTAEGKGAQIVSMTGGLATNQIPGASVATLVTDKPAELAASLQKAGSEYAKAHGGDFSVAAKVVGKDVKLTVTGVSAHSSEPESGVNPVARMLDFINSLDGKVALKRNQITDAARYAADNWGLDYLGNKLGVGFADDFMGPLTTSLTYVGQDEQAFKLAVNLRVPKGKTPEVLQQQIADKLAAWSKKNQVAVNFDYKVAEPMYRNPEGEWVKALLAVASENLGMKHEFGTSAGATSVHELPNGVQFGLARPEVKYTGHNDNEFKTVEQFQLDLQIVTEMFGRIGQLPKL
- a CDS encoding helix-turn-helix transcriptional regulator, yielding MNSQILFPHIGKVIASTGSRSFPRMLHDLIRTQLAVDATHITQMRVYSEGQSQPRNARDEVYSDSTPAPSGEHSTARPAETAAQLHLTSHKDDYRYVISVYRSCQSQSFSHQERTLLRDFSPLLLPMVEEHLAALQPHNAPGDHPEAADSLEHQGLETLRLRFAARLRQSGLKLSNREMQVCVGLLAGRTAPELAGQLKLKVHTVESYLKRAAIKMGISGRHSLLRWMYSPDEATATPGPSTSL